One Epinephelus lanceolatus isolate andai-2023 chromosome 10, ASM4190304v1, whole genome shotgun sequence genomic region harbors:
- the rps19 gene encoding small ribosomal subunit protein eS19, with protein sequence MPGVTVKDVNQQEFVRALAAFLKKSGKLKVPDWVDLVKLGKHKELAPSDENWFYIRAASTVRHLYLRGGAGVGSMTKIYGSRQRNGVCPAHYSVGSKNVARKVLQALELLKMIEKDPNGGRRLTAQGTRDLDRIAGQVAAANKKTV encoded by the exons ATGCCAGGTGTCACAGTGAAAGACGTCAACCAGCAGGAGTTTGTCCGTGCCCTGGCAGCTTTCCTGAAGAA ATCAGGAAAGCTGAAGGTGCCTGACTGGGTGGACCTTGTCAAACTGGGTAAGCACAAGGAGCTGGCCCCCAGTGATGAGAACTGGTTTTACATCAGAGCTG CATCCACAGTCCGCCACCTGTACCTCCGTGGAGGTGCTGGTGTTGGCTCCATGACAAAGATCTATGGAAGTCGCCAGAGGAACGGCGTGTGCCCTGCCCATTACAGTGTAGGATCCAAGAATGTGGCCCGCAAGGTGCTGCAGGCCCTTGAATTACTCAAGATGATTGAGAAGGATCCCAATGG TGGTCGCAGACTTACCGCCCAGGGAACCAGAGACCTGGATAGAATTGCCGGCCAG gTCGCAGCTGCAAACAAGAAAACTGTTtaa